One genomic region from Strix aluco isolate bStrAlu1 chromosome 25, bStrAlu1.hap1, whole genome shotgun sequence encodes:
- the CIMAP3 gene encoding ciliary microtubule-associated protein 3 encodes MAAEPRDVQKQISFGSCQERKIFPLHHASDRLGIQLTAIRGDPSLGPGCYLSQERSSLRYSLENRPLSKKGYVIGARTAQRFIPEPQTVTPSPATYQSFQKKERKCQPAYAPFSFKTPRFPDKPSDKEFFPGPGTYEAGKQLHKKITWPMKFGSPDWSSVPVPPKRMLKMEVQKMTIDREFRKHRDRVAYLSLYYS; translated from the exons ATGGCAGCAGAGCCGAGAG ATGTGCAGAAGCAGATCTCATTTGGGTCATGTCAAGAGCGGAAAATATTCCCTCTCCACCACGCCTCAGACAGGCTGGGAATCCAGCTGACAGCCATCAGGGGAGACCCTTCGCTTGGGCCTGGCTGTTACCTGAGTCAAGAG AGAAGCAGCCTCAGATACTCTTTGGAAAACCGACCACTGAGCAAGAAAGGCTATGTGATAGGAGCGAGAACAGCCCAGCGTTTCATACCAGAGCCACAG ACTGTGACTCCCAGCCCAGCAACGTACCAGTCATtccagaagaaagagagaaaatgccaGCCAGCCTATGCTCCATTTTCCTTTAAGACACCACGGTTTCCAGATAAGCCTTCAGATAAAGAATTTTTCCCTGG ACCTGGAACTTATGAAGCAGGCAAGCAATTACACAAAAAAATCACTTGGCCGATGAAGTTTGGGTCTCCAGACTGGTCTTCAGTGCCAGTGCCACCAAAGAGAATGCTAAAAATGGAGGTACAGAAG ATGACCATAGACAGAGAATTCAGGAAACACCGGGACCGAGTGGCCTACCTGAGTTTATACTACAGCTGA